The Phoenix dactylifera cultivar Barhee BC4 chromosome 15, palm_55x_up_171113_PBpolish2nd_filt_p, whole genome shotgun sequence genome contains a region encoding:
- the LOC103704276 gene encoding receptor-like protein 44 — protein MAPPPLLANLSLLLSASSSSSSSSNHCRHELASPSPRPHRETAATAPFLFFLLLIITLMGFPLAAVGDPDDERCLTNLRQSLSDPTHSLRNWTKTTYAAPCNGFTSYLGGATCNNGRVYKLSLANLSLSGTLSPFLANCTNLQSLDLSSNALTGPIPPELSSLLNLAVLNLSANRLSGPIPPQLALCAYLNVIDLHGNALSGPIPDQLGLLVRLSTFDVSYNQLSGPIPVLLANRSGGLPRFNVSSFIGNKDLYGYPLPPARGKGLSVLAIVGIGLGSGLLSLVLSFTAVCIWLRVTEQQATTPGEEGKISHLMPDY, from the coding sequence atggcgccgccgccgctgctggCGAACCTATCTCTGCTCctctctgcctcctcctcctcgtcatcCTCTTCCAACCACTGCCGCCACGAGTTAGCATCACCATCGCCTCGGCCGCACCGGGAGACAGCGGCGACGGCCCCGTTCCTCTTCTTTCTACTCCTAATAATAACACTTATGGGGTTCCCTCTGGCGGCCGTCGGCGACCCGGACGACGAGCGGTGCCTGACGAACCTCCGGCAGTCGCTGTCGGACCCGACGCACAGCCTGCGGAACTGGACCAAGACCACCTACGCCGCCCCTTGTAACGGCTTCACCTCCTACCTGGGCGGCGCCACCTGCAACAACGGCCGCGTCTACAAGCTCTCTCTGGCGAACCTCTCCCTCTCCGGCaccctctcccccttcctcgCCAACTGCACCAACCTCCAATCCCTGGACCTCTCTTCCAACGCCCTCACCGGGCCCATTCCTCCGGAACTCTCCTCCCTCCTCAACCTCGCCGTCCTCAACCTCTCCGCCAACCGCCTCTCCGGCCCCATCCCGCCGCAGCTCGCCCTCTGCGCCTACCTCAACGTCATCGACCTCCACGGCAACGCCCTCTCCGGCCCCATCCCCGACCAGCTCGGCCTCCTCGTCCGCCTCTCCACCTTCGACGTCTCCTACAACCAGCTCTCCGGCCCCATCCCCGTTCTCCTCGCCAACCGCTCCGGGGGGCTCCCTCGCTTCAATGTCAGCTCCTTTATTGGGAACAAGGACCTGTACGGCTACCCGCTGCCGCCGGCGAGGGGGAAGGGGCTCTCTGTGCTGGCCATCGTCGGGATCGGGCTCGGGAGCGGGCTGCTCAGCCTCGTCCTCAGCTTCACCGCCGTCTGCATCTGGCTCCGCGTCACCGAGCAGCAAGCGACGACGCCCGGCGAGGAGGGCAAGATCTCCCACCTCATGCCCGACTACTGA